In Comamonas sp. lk, the following proteins share a genomic window:
- a CDS encoding alpha/beta hydrolase, with translation MNTGSYPADLTFLIVPGLRDHVEDHWQTHLAKQLPKSVTVPPLEHDKLSRAARVQALDDALATIEGPVIIVAHSAGCITTVHWAQQQGRKIRGALLATPADVESPMPAGYPTLEQLQANGWSPMPRSPLPFPTLVAASRNDPLAQFERMHQLSMDWGARLVDLGEVGHLNPAAGYGPWDGVHALLQELV, from the coding sequence ATGAATACCGGCTCTTATCCCGCAGACCTTACTTTTCTGATCGTTCCCGGCCTGCGCGACCATGTGGAAGATCATTGGCAGACCCATCTGGCCAAGCAGCTGCCCAAGTCCGTGACCGTGCCGCCGCTCGAGCATGACAAGCTCAGCCGTGCTGCGCGCGTCCAGGCGCTGGACGATGCGCTGGCCACGATTGAGGGTCCGGTCATCATCGTTGCCCACAGTGCCGGCTGCATTACTACGGTGCACTGGGCTCAGCAGCAGGGGCGTAAGATTCGTGGCGCGCTGCTGGCCACACCGGCAGATGTGGAGAGCCCCATGCCGGCTGGCTATCCCACGCTGGAGCAGCTGCAGGCCAATGGCTGGAGCCCCATGCCGCGCAGTCCGCTGCCGTTTCCTACCCTGGTTGCGGCCAGCCGCAATGATCCGCTGGCGCAGTTCGAACGCATGCACCAGCTGTCCATGGATTGGGGCGCGCGCCTGGTGGACCTGGGCGAAGTCGGGCACCTGAACCCCGCTGCAGGCTATGGCCCCTGGGACGGTGTGCACGCTCTGTTGCAAGAGCTGGTTTGA
- a CDS encoding DsbA family protein has product MKQNLQIDFSLDLICPWCWIGLRNLLTAHAAFQAKQPELQLDLHWHADTLLPQIPEQGLPYQAFYEARLGGPKAVEMRRAQVRAAAEAAGLQINHAAIETFPNTRLVCALVNYAQTQLDSQAMIGFVESIFAAYFVQGRNIGDTAVLQQLAHTAALNWNPAEFDALQYQSGLQHSGGVPHMVFNQRLQVTGAVAPTELLRAMEHACAVDRDFA; this is encoded by the coding sequence ATGAAGCAAAACTTGCAAATCGATTTCTCGCTGGATCTGATCTGCCCCTGGTGCTGGATTGGTCTGCGCAATCTGCTGACGGCACATGCGGCCTTTCAGGCCAAGCAGCCTGAGCTGCAGCTTGATCTGCACTGGCATGCCGACACCTTGCTGCCCCAGATTCCTGAGCAGGGTCTGCCTTACCAGGCTTTCTATGAAGCCCGTCTGGGCGGTCCCAAGGCCGTGGAAATGCGCCGCGCGCAAGTGCGTGCCGCTGCTGAGGCGGCTGGCCTGCAGATCAACCACGCTGCGATCGAGACCTTCCCCAACACGCGCCTGGTTTGCGCTCTGGTCAATTACGCCCAGACGCAGCTGGACAGCCAGGCCATGATCGGCTTTGTGGAATCCATTTTTGCCGCCTATTTTGTGCAGGGGCGCAATATTGGCGATACCGCCGTGTTGCAGCAGCTGGCCCATACCGCCGCGTTGAACTGGAATCCAGCCGAGTTCGATGCGCTGCAATACCAAAGCGGTTTGCAGCACAGCGGCGGCGTGCCGCATATGGTGTTCAACCAGCGTTTGCAGGTGACGGGAGCTGTGGCCCCCACCGAACTGCTGCGCGCCATGGAGCATGCCTGTGCTGTCGACCGCGACTTTGCCTGA
- a CDS encoding Rieske (2Fe-2S) protein: MPVLSTATLPDTALIAAGEARDLPPGGRKLVFAPGGESILLLNVEGEFYALENSCPHAGASMASGSCEAHVLRCPAHGLQFNIKNGQCTASPGLLIPMYEPLILDGKLWLRPPSKA; this comes from the coding sequence ATGCCTGTGCTGTCGACCGCGACTTTGCCTGATACGGCGCTGATTGCCGCAGGCGAGGCCAGGGATTTGCCGCCCGGCGGCCGCAAGCTGGTCTTCGCCCCGGGGGGCGAATCCATCTTGCTGCTCAATGTGGAAGGCGAGTTCTATGCCCTGGAAAACAGCTGCCCGCATGCGGGCGCTTCCATGGCCAGCGGCAGCTGCGAAGCCCATGTGCTGCGCTGCCCGGCTCACGGCCTGCAGTTCAACATCAAAAACGGCCAGTGCACGGCGTCGCCCGGGTTGCTGATTCCCATGTATGAACCCCTGATACTGGACGGCAAGCTCTGGCTAAGGCCGCCATCCAAGGCTTGA